A single region of the Ptychodera flava strain L36383 chromosome 9, AS_Pfla_20210202, whole genome shotgun sequence genome encodes:
- the LOC139140668 gene encoding protein SPMIP7-like produces MTEAYLRPRPDFQTVMMSDSNAGGNSMQQIRHQQRLRQMKFPRMVSRGDFDSFQLHNSPGFVKYNDDTLAPNRDNVPILDPTSGFVSAGGDVDRLTGVAKLPSMQQIDNPPNQVTPLHPIGKTSIEARDVRSSTESNRVPPETVLAKPPYTAPPYHRSITDPGPWSGRKISDAYVRAQLGGWTSDKDPREVAREEAEKQKKFEQLQKTHSHFVNDVLQDQGREWRDKLALRYMYTSSTQRAYNEVDWDSTLAPKVKPPQSTLEKQSDMVSHRCTINKRYAPEAEQWQNFGRSWDWFQVRNGYHLQKPMEFCSQSKKVDQIPNYTGCIGGYDFEDKDDPRKFFLPTTILRTNKPRYTDTAHRPNIPGYAGCTHWQSREPTNSTLPTPPPPSTARVHSKIPIEANDSPYKRLSHMSKMVTLVPPGNPFNKIKSAEVVS; encoded by the exons ATGACGGAGGCATATTTGAGACCGCGTCCCGATTTTCAGACAGTCATGATGTCTGATTCCAATGCCGGAGGTAATTCTATGCAGCAAATACGGCACCAGCAACGGCTTAGACAAATGAAGTTTCCACGTATGGTCAGTAGAGGAGATTTTGACAGTTTTCAGCTTCACAACAGCCCTGGGTTTGTGAAGTATAACGACGACACGCTGGCACCGAATCGTGACAACGTCCCTATACTGGACCCCACTTCTGGGTTTGTATCGGCGGGAGGCGATGTCGACCGATTGACCGGCGTCGCCAAACTGCCTTCTATGCAACAAATTGACAACCCACCAAACCAAGTGACGCCGTTACATCCAATAGGAAAGACATCCATCGAGGCCAGGGATGTCAGGTCCAGCACCGAAAGCAATCGAGTGCCACCGGAAACAGTTCTAGCAAAACCTCCCTACACTGCACCTCCATATCACAGGTCGATCACCGACCCAGGGCCATGGAGTGGACGCAAAATAAGTGACGCCTACGTACGAGCCCAACTAGGCG GCTGGACGAGTGACAAGGATCCAAGAGAAGTCGCAAGGGAAGAGGCAGAGAAGCAAAAGAAGTTTGAGCAACTACAAAAGACACAC AGCCACTTTGTCAATGATGTTCTCCAAGATCAGGGCAGGGAGTGGAGAGACAAGCTAGCTCttagatacatgtacacatcGTCAACACAAAG GGCATACAATGAAGTTGACTGGGATTCTACGTTAGCGCCCAAAGTTAAACCTCCGCAGAGCACTCTGGAGAAACAGTCTGACATGGTTTCACATAGATGTACGATAAACAAACGCTATGCACCTGAAGCGGAACAATGGCAG AACTTTGGAAGATCATGGGATTGGTTCCAAGTTAGAAATGGTTATCATTTACAAAAACCAATGGAATT CTGTAGTCAAAGCAAGAAGGTTGATCAGATACCAAACTACACAGGCTGTATCGGAGGATACGACTTTGAAGATAAAGATGATCCCAGGAAGTTCTTTCTGCCAACAACGATACTTAGAACTAACAAGCCAAGATACACAGACACAGCACA TCGTCCAAATATCCCTGGATATGCAGGTTGTACCCATTGGCAGAGTAGAGAGCCAACAAACAGCACATTGCCAACGCCTCCTCCACCCAGTACAGCAAGAGTTCACAG TAAAATACCGATCGAAGCCAACGACTCACCTTACAAGCGTCTCTCTCACATGTCAAAGATGGTTACTCTTGTGCCACCTGGTAATCCGTTTAACAAGATCAAAAGTGCCGAGGTGGTATCATAG